Proteins encoded in a region of the Desulfolucanica intricata genome:
- a CDS encoding ABC transporter ATP-binding protein, translated as MKLQVKNLSFAYDYKPIIKDICLNVKKGEFVGLIGPNGSGKSTVLKNLYRALKPDAGEVKLDGGNLFKLTHKKAATKIGVVGQENLVPFDFKVEEIVAMGRSPHKKFFDRDTPRDKEIVRHSLAYLGMEDMTQRSYLHLSGGEKQRVLIARVIAQETDFLILDEPTNHLDIRYQLQILDLVKHLHATVLTAIHDLNIAALYCDRLYVLKDGRLYKTGTPEEVLTPEIISAVYGIEADVTIHPLTKKVTITFLPQSLSYK; from the coding sequence ATGAAATTACAGGTTAAGAACTTGAGCTTTGCTTATGACTATAAACCGATTATTAAAGACATTTGCCTCAACGTCAAAAAAGGAGAATTCGTTGGTCTTATTGGCCCCAACGGCAGCGGCAAATCGACGGTACTGAAAAATCTCTATCGGGCACTTAAGCCGGATGCCGGCGAAGTAAAATTAGATGGAGGAAATTTATTTAAATTAACGCATAAAAAAGCGGCGACCAAAATTGGCGTTGTTGGTCAGGAGAATCTTGTCCCTTTTGATTTTAAAGTAGAAGAAATCGTTGCTATGGGCCGAAGCCCGCATAAAAAATTCTTTGACAGAGACACCCCAAGGGACAAAGAAATCGTCAGGCACTCTTTGGCATACCTCGGAATGGAAGATATGACCCAAAGGAGTTATCTTCACTTGTCCGGGGGAGAAAAACAAAGGGTACTCATCGCCAGAGTCATTGCCCAAGAAACGGATTTCTTAATTTTGGACGAACCCACTAATCACCTGGATATTCGCTATCAGCTTCAAATACTTGATCTCGTCAAACATTTACATGCAACAGTCTTGACGGCAATCCATGACTTGAATATCGCCGCTTTGTACTGTGACAGGCTTTATGTATTAAAAGATGGCCGGCTATATAAAACCGGCACGCCGGAGGAAGTATTGACTCCGGAAATTATTTCTGCGGTTTACGGCATCGAAGCCG
- a CDS encoding ABC transporter ATP-binding protein has product MIGGIAVLTDSKPLLEINNLSITYNQTHSPVKAVDDVSLKLRGGESLGIIGESGCGKSSLVLGIMGLIKQGSVTGEIIYGGQKLSGLPEKKLRHYRWKNIALVFQNSLEVLNPVLSIGEQVGEPLRAHCNLTTAELDRKVVKLLEMTGLKADIRHYFPHQLSGGMRQRVLLAMALSCEPDLLLVDEPTTALDPASKNEIVKLLQKLQRKFNFSMIIISHDLTVIKKLTSRVMTMYCGQVVESGITSEVLKNPMHCYTRGLLNSSPNFYKYKDLWGIGGEMSTGVSSGCAFYPRCSQGEESCTRSRPPLKYVALERMIACHKDGIQTFLRAERIKKSYILNNKEIEAVKGVSLEIRSGEVVALVGESSSGKSTLAHILAGVLPADDGRIFYKNKRIEGTWATKMFPGGMQIVFQDPVSATSHRLKVVEAVREPLDIIKWGSKKEREEEVIKVLDTVGLPTSLNFIQRYCYALSGGQRQRVAIARALVTKPDLLIADEVTSMLDPSTQANLLRELKGLQNRNGFAMLYITHDLHLARKIADKVYVMYQGEIVETGVSFEIFENPEHVYTKKLLRDAFKD; this is encoded by the coding sequence ATGATTGGAGGTATAGCTGTGCTCACTGACAGCAAGCCCCTACTGGAAATAAATAACCTGTCGATAACTTATAATCAAACACACTCACCAGTGAAGGCAGTGGATGATGTATCCTTAAAGCTAAGAGGTGGCGAAAGTCTTGGAATTATCGGTGAATCGGGGTGTGGTAAAAGTTCTCTGGTGCTGGGTATTATGGGTTTAATCAAGCAGGGTAGTGTTACGGGTGAAATAATTTATGGCGGCCAAAAATTATCGGGGCTGCCTGAAAAAAAACTGCGGCATTACCGGTGGAAAAATATTGCCCTGGTTTTTCAAAATTCCCTGGAGGTTTTAAATCCGGTTTTAAGTATCGGTGAACAGGTAGGTGAACCGCTGCGGGCTCATTGTAATTTAACTACTGCGGAGCTTGATCGTAAAGTAGTGAAACTTTTGGAAATGACCGGGCTGAAAGCGGATATACGCCACTATTTTCCGCACCAACTATCAGGAGGAATGAGGCAGAGGGTTCTCCTGGCTATGGCTTTATCATGTGAACCGGATTTATTGCTGGTGGATGAACCCACCACGGCTTTAGATCCGGCAAGTAAAAATGAAATTGTTAAATTACTACAGAAACTTCAAAGGAAGTTTAATTTTTCCATGATTATAATATCCCACGATCTGACAGTGATTAAAAAACTTACTTCCAGGGTTATGACCATGTACTGCGGTCAGGTAGTAGAGTCGGGAATTACTTCTGAGGTGCTTAAAAACCCCATGCACTGTTATACTCGTGGATTATTGAATTCCTCTCCTAATTTTTATAAATATAAAGATCTCTGGGGGATTGGAGGGGAAATGTCCACGGGGGTGTCTTCGGGCTGTGCATTTTATCCCCGCTGCAGCCAGGGTGAGGAAAGCTGCACCCGAAGCAGGCCCCCTCTTAAATATGTAGCACTGGAAAGAATGATAGCCTGCCATAAAGATGGTATCCAAACCTTTCTAAGAGCTGAGAGGATTAAAAAGAGCTATATCCTAAACAATAAAGAAATTGAGGCAGTAAAAGGGGTTAGCCTGGAAATCAGGAGTGGGGAAGTGGTGGCCCTGGTAGGTGAATCAAGTTCCGGTAAGTCTACTCTGGCTCATATCTTGGCGGGGGTGCTGCCGGCCGATGATGGCAGGATATTTTATAAAAATAAAAGAATAGAGGGAACATGGGCTACAAAAATGTTTCCGGGCGGAATGCAAATTGTTTTTCAGGATCCTGTTTCTGCCACCAGTCACCGATTAAAAGTCGTGGAAGCGGTAAGAGAACCTTTAGACATAATTAAGTGGGGCAGTAAAAAAGAAAGGGAAGAAGAAGTAATAAAGGTTTTAGATACGGTAGGGCTGCCTACCTCCCTGAATTTTATACAGCGCTACTGTTACGCTTTAAGTGGTGGGCAGCGCCAGCGGGTGGCCATAGCGAGGGCGCTGGTAACAAAACCGGACTTATTGATTGCAGATGAGGTAACCTCGATGCTGGATCCTTCAACCCAGGCCAACCTTTTAAGGGAACTCAAAGGTTTGCAGAACAGAAACGGTTTTGCTATGCTGTATATCACTCATGATTTACACCTGGCTCGTAAAATTGCCGATAAAGTATATGTTATGTATCAGGGTGAAATCGTGGAAACAGGTGTGTCCTTTGAAATATTTGAAAACCCGGAGCATGTATATACTAAAAAACTACTGCGTGACGCTTTTAAAGATTAA
- a CDS encoding FmdE family protein, with product MRVRCFFTVLVALLFVLSGIVWAQDTVQDVENFIGKNKVTAQHLLGARAAAVAMDELSFDRGDENVLSMTSAGYAIVKGQTTEKCVDGITAVTGCTTGGGNLLVIHRSKELPLWFAFYKKDTKEMIYLQANDTVIGKSPAEINTLPVESVFSIIAKENIDINSLLGEPEKWNEKISKKVFGGNESSLIGIANIWSHTNTTYDYLQAAKFHNHICPGVTSGYLIIKYLDKYLPLKPGQSYKIIACPAWCKDDALQVILDTTVGKKAMYVMELTEAQKSMLPDEAKGVAGLFIRWDGKSETGDGLVLGFDFDKAGELAGTTNLSGPFVKLKTALTMMDYVNHPETMVSTLKQFKVTSAGELTALQSAGVNPLVKVGLMNDTGAAAAAAPGITVKIDGKVQNFSQPLVIINDRTMVSLRAVAEALGFKVDWDGTSRTVFISTK from the coding sequence GTGAGAGTAAGATGTTTTTTTACTGTCCTTGTAGCTTTGCTTTTTGTTCTTTCTGGCATCGTATGGGCACAGGATACGGTGCAAGACGTAGAAAACTTTATCGGTAAAAATAAAGTAACCGCTCAGCATTTACTGGGTGCCAGGGCTGCTGCTGTGGCCATGGATGAGTTGTCCTTTGACAGGGGCGACGAAAATGTACTGTCCATGACCAGTGCCGGGTATGCTATTGTTAAAGGGCAAACTACTGAAAAGTGCGTTGACGGGATAACGGCTGTTACCGGCTGTACAACCGGTGGAGGCAACCTGCTGGTAATTCACCGCAGCAAGGAACTGCCGCTCTGGTTCGCCTTCTATAAGAAAGACACCAAAGAAATGATTTACTTGCAGGCTAATGATACTGTAATTGGTAAGTCCCCGGCAGAAATCAATACGCTGCCTGTGGAAAGTGTATTTTCAATTATAGCCAAAGAGAATATTGATATCAACAGTCTACTGGGTGAGCCGGAAAAATGGAATGAGAAGATAAGTAAAAAAGTATTCGGTGGTAATGAATCCAGCCTCATAGGTATTGCCAATATATGGTCTCATACCAATACTACCTATGATTACCTGCAGGCGGCTAAGTTTCATAATCATATTTGTCCCGGAGTAACCAGCGGTTATCTGATCATTAAATACCTGGACAAGTATCTACCTTTAAAACCGGGACAGTCATATAAAATTATAGCCTGTCCTGCTTGGTGCAAGGATGATGCTTTACAAGTAATACTGGATACCACTGTAGGCAAGAAAGCTATGTATGTGATGGAATTAACAGAGGCGCAAAAATCAATGCTGCCGGATGAAGCCAAAGGGGTTGCCGGTTTATTTATAAGATGGGACGGCAAGTCCGAAACCGGTGACGGCCTGGTGCTGGGATTTGATTTCGATAAGGCCGGTGAATTGGCAGGTACAACTAATCTTTCCGGACCGTTTGTAAAGTTAAAAACAGCTTTGACTATGATGGATTATGTTAATCACCCGGAAACCATGGTTTCCACATTAAAGCAATTTAAGGTGACAAGTGCCGGTGAACTCACAGCCCTGCAGTCAGCCGGTGTTAATCCTCTGGTTAAGGTCGGGCTGATGAATGATACTGGCGCAGCAGCGGCTGCAGCACCGGGGATTACTGTCAAAATTGACGGAAAGGTACAAAATTTTTCGCAGCCACTGGTAATTATAAATGACAGGACGATGGTCTCTCTTAGAGCGGTAGCCGAAGCACTGGGATTTAAGGTGGATTGGGACGGAACCTCCCGGACGGTGTTTATTTCTACAAAGTAG
- a CDS encoding ABC transporter permease has product MTVSGISEFKLKCIKILKDISWPGKLSLTLILFILLAAILAQYIAIHPYNTSSGPPLTPPGEGNILGTDELGVDLWAQICYGARVSLLVGFGTALLAGLGGSLIGIISGYLGGWPDKIIMRLIDIMLVLPDFPLMIVLASFLGPSLINIVLVLVLFSWVSPARIVRSQILMLKEQRYIKSAESYGAGAWYLIRRHFLPEVFPLVAINIIRLTGRAIVAEAGLSFLGLGDPTSKSWGLIIHHATNFQGIYYTNFWKWWLLYPWLALTVMVTSLAFISRELERVTDPRMKR; this is encoded by the coding sequence TTGACAGTGTCTGGAATATCAGAATTTAAGTTAAAATGCATAAAAATTTTAAAAGATATTTCTTGGCCTGGTAAACTTAGTCTTACTTTAATTTTGTTTATCTTGCTGGCAGCAATTCTTGCCCAGTATATTGCGATACACCCTTACAATACCTCATCGGGTCCGCCACTAACACCACCGGGTGAAGGAAATATCTTGGGTACCGACGAGCTTGGCGTTGATCTTTGGGCTCAAATATGTTACGGAGCCAGGGTCAGCTTGCTCGTGGGTTTCGGTACAGCTCTTTTGGCAGGCTTGGGAGGCAGCCTGATTGGTATTATATCAGGATACTTGGGTGGGTGGCCGGATAAGATTATAATGAGATTGATCGATATTATGCTGGTACTGCCTGACTTTCCACTGATGATTGTGCTGGCATCCTTTTTAGGTCCCAGTCTAATAAATATTGTATTAGTGCTGGTTTTATTTTCCTGGGTTTCTCCTGCGAGAATTGTACGTTCCCAAATACTTATGTTAAAGGAGCAGCGTTATATAAAATCAGCGGAGTCATATGGCGCGGGTGCCTGGTATCTGATAAGAAGGCACTTTCTCCCGGAGGTTTTTCCTCTGGTAGCTATTAATATAATTAGGCTTACCGGTAGGGCTATAGTGGCTGAGGCAGGTCTTTCTTTCTTAGGACTGGGCGACCCTACATCTAAAAGCTGGGGTTTAATTATTCATCATGCCACTAATTTTCAGGGTATTTACTATACAAATTTTTGGAAGTGGTGGCTATTGTATCCCTGGCTGGCTCTGACTGTAATGGTGACTTCACTGGCCTTTATCAGCAGGGAGTTGGAACGGGTAACAGACCCGCGTATGAAAAGATAA
- a CDS encoding ABC transporter substrate-binding protein has translation MIRKHLPVIVLILLLCTISLFLFGCGTEQDKNKQKAGASQGEKQQQVDVIRLSGGDWGYPTPYAHYPRGPGSRKMGLIFDTLVTRDVEGNTLPALATDWQVGEDSLVYTFRLRPGVKWHDGQPFTAEDVVFSYEYEKLYPPVSVIDLSGIKKVEAVNDRMVKIELNQPDPNCMVNLSSFRIIPKHIWEKVTDPFNFVVDEAVVGTGPYKLTDYSKEHGTYRFEVNENFWGSKPRVKVIEFVPVSEEILAFEQGEVDRISVTPDVLSRFENNSDYRVMQYETSWAYRLYFNMKQLPELADKTLRQALVYAINRQELVEKVERGAAVPGNPGVLHPNNKYYNSKVPQYPYNRQKAKESLDNLGYLDTNGDGVRENRSREKLSFRLLADEGSARLAELIKQQLALVGVDVNVQVVDMKSRDARFKAGDFELCINGSGGGEDLKEVTGKGVARDTSTTAAVIGYNNPEVDRLYSAQEKETDTEKRRKLLDELQQIVAEELPKLTLYYTNSLAVHRPSVYEGWSKETYHNDSRDNFVANK, from the coding sequence ATGATTAGAAAGCATTTACCAGTAATAGTTCTCATACTCTTACTTTGTACCATAAGCCTGTTTTTATTTGGTTGTGGAACGGAGCAAGACAAAAATAAGCAAAAAGCAGGTGCATCGCAGGGTGAAAAACAGCAGCAGGTAGATGTTATTAGATTGAGTGGGGGAGATTGGGGTTATCCGACTCCATATGCTCATTATCCCAGGGGACCCGGATCCCGCAAGATGGGCTTGATCTTCGATACTCTGGTGACCCGCGATGTTGAGGGAAATACTTTACCTGCTCTGGCCACCGATTGGCAGGTCGGCGAGGACAGTTTGGTTTATACCTTTAGGCTTCGGCCCGGTGTAAAATGGCACGATGGCCAACCGTTCACTGCAGAGGATGTGGTTTTTAGCTATGAATACGAGAAGTTGTACCCTCCCGTGTCGGTTATTGATCTTTCCGGCATAAAAAAGGTGGAGGCAGTAAACGATCGAATGGTCAAGATCGAGCTTAATCAACCGGATCCCAACTGTATGGTAAACCTGTCGAGCTTTAGAATTATTCCCAAGCATATCTGGGAAAAGGTTACTGACCCTTTTAACTTTGTTGTTGATGAGGCAGTGGTAGGCACAGGACCTTACAAATTAACTGATTACAGTAAGGAACACGGCACTTATCGTTTTGAGGTTAATGAAAATTTCTGGGGGAGTAAGCCTCGTGTTAAGGTGATTGAGTTCGTTCCGGTGAGTGAGGAAATCCTGGCTTTTGAGCAGGGGGAGGTTGACCGGATTAGCGTTACCCCCGATGTTTTATCCCGGTTCGAAAATAATTCAGATTACAGGGTCATGCAATATGAAACCTCCTGGGCCTATCGGCTTTACTTTAATATGAAGCAACTGCCGGAACTGGCTGATAAAACTCTCCGGCAGGCTCTGGTTTATGCGATTAATCGCCAGGAGTTAGTGGAGAAAGTGGAACGCGGTGCCGCAGTACCGGGGAATCCGGGAGTGCTGCATCCCAACAACAAGTATTACAACTCCAAGGTTCCTCAATACCCCTATAACCGGCAGAAAGCCAAAGAAAGCTTGGATAACCTGGGATATCTAGATACCAACGGTGATGGAGTGCGGGAAAACAGAAGTAGAGAAAAGTTAAGCTTTCGCTTACTGGCCGATGAGGGAAGTGCACGCCTGGCAGAACTAATCAAGCAGCAGCTTGCCCTGGTAGGTGTAGATGTTAATGTTCAGGTTGTCGATATGAAGTCCAGGGATGCCCGTTTTAAGGCGGGAGACTTTGAACTCTGCATTAACGGTAGCGGGGGCGGGGAAGACCTGAAAGAGGTAACAGGTAAAGGCGTAGCAAGGGATACGTCTACCACAGCCGCAGTAATAGGCTATAATAACCCGGAGGTTGACAGATTGTATTCTGCTCAAGAGAAAGAAACAGACACTGAAAAGCGCCGTAAACTGTTGGATGAACTACAGCAGATCGTGGCTGAAGAACTACCCAAGCTTACTCTTTACTATACTAACTCCCTGGCGGTACACCGGCCGTCGGTGTACGAAGGCTGGAGTAAGGAAACTTATCACAACGACAGCCGGGATAACTTTGTTGCTAACAAATAA
- a CDS encoding class I SAM-dependent methyltransferase: MQVFSINNQEFWIKLWQDARNNFPMARRRCRTEEELVDFWNKRAQWFTGRTSGERGQQRLRAVLSMLEQEGALGAEFKVLDIGAGPGNFALPLARIVEHVTALEPSGEMMKILKDRVKTNQVDNITFIQRTWQDVQVDEEGLAGQYDLVFASKSPGVQDPETLQKMIAASRKFCYYSGFSGQRWGRSHRELWQRLFHEDMGDNPKDIMYPFGLLYSMGYRPSLRFITTREVQEQPVEKAVENLLQFFWSYTDILPQVRQEVENYVAEHSQNGLYREVSEVCHGMMLWRVD, translated from the coding sequence TTGCAAGTATTTTCAATTAACAATCAGGAATTTTGGATAAAGCTCTGGCAGGATGCCCGGAATAACTTTCCGATGGCACGGCGTCGCTGCCGCACTGAGGAAGAGTTGGTGGATTTCTGGAACAAACGTGCACAGTGGTTTACCGGCCGCACCTCGGGTGAACGGGGACAGCAAAGGCTGCGTGCTGTGCTGTCAATGCTTGAGCAGGAAGGTGCCCTGGGAGCGGAATTCAAGGTGTTGGATATAGGGGCCGGGCCGGGTAATTTTGCCTTGCCCCTGGCTCGTATAGTAGAGCACGTAACTGCACTCGAACCCTCCGGTGAAATGATGAAGATATTGAAGGACAGGGTAAAAACCAATCAGGTGGACAATATCACTTTTATCCAGCGCACTTGGCAGGACGTGCAGGTAGATGAGGAAGGGCTGGCCGGGCAGTATGATCTGGTATTCGCTTCAAAGTCACCGGGTGTACAAGATCCGGAAACCTTGCAAAAAATGATCGCGGCTTCTAGGAAGTTTTGTTATTACAGTGGTTTTTCGGGGCAGAGGTGGGGCCGGTCGCATAGAGAGCTCTGGCAGCGGTTATTCCATGAAGATATGGGTGACAACCCCAAAGATATCATGTACCCTTTTGGATTGCTATATTCTATGGGTTACCGGCCCAGCCTACGCTTTATCACAACTAGGGAGGTACAGGAACAGCCAGTCGAAAAGGCAGTGGAAAACCTGCTGCAGTTTTTCTGGAGTTATACGGACATTCTACCACAAGTTAGGCAGGAGGTAGAGAATTATGTGGCAGAGCACTCTCAAAACGGTTTATATCGTGAGGTATCAGAAGTATGTCATGGGATGATGCTGTGGAGGGTTGATTAG
- a CDS encoding VOC family protein: MVGVEIDMVITDSLKALELYEKVFDIERVEVTNFPKGENEVIFTLYGVRFHMLDENPKFGLKAPTPNEPQSIWFNILVPDIKETFSKAISAGCIEVQPVTELPDYGVSNAIFIDAFGYQWMLHQLHKEVSFEERTRLWEEKRDN, encoded by the coding sequence ATGGTCGGAGTAGAAATTGATATGGTTATTACAGACAGCTTGAAAGCATTGGAATTATATGAAAAAGTATTTGATATTGAACGTGTTGAGGTTACAAATTTTCCTAAAGGTGAAAATGAAGTCATTTTTACCCTATATGGAGTACGATTTCACATGTTGGATGAAAACCCGAAATTTGGGTTGAAAGCACCAACCCCGAATGAACCCCAATCGATTTGGTTTAACATCCTCGTCCCTGACATCAAGGAAACATTTTCAAAAGCGATCAGTGCCGGCTGTATTGAGGTGCAACCAGTGACTGAATTGCCAGATTACGGAGTGTCAAACGCTATATTTATAGACGCTTTCGGCTATCAATGGATGCTGCATCAATTGCACAAAGAAGTGAGCTTTGAAGAACGCACACGACTTTGGGAGGAAAAAAGGGATAATTAA
- a CDS encoding DUF3842 family protein: protein MRVAVIDGQGGGIGKSITEKIKREFGENIEIIALGTNALAAFRMLKAGANEVASGENAICVTVKDVDIIMGPISIIVANSMLGELTPKMAQAICEARAQKVLMPLNKLGMHIVGLSNEPLPHLIDMMVTKVRELYGKRSV, encoded by the coding sequence ATGAGAGTTGCCGTGATTGACGGGCAGGGTGGCGGTATAGGAAAAAGTATTACTGAAAAAATTAAGAGAGAATTCGGGGAGAATATTGAAATTATAGCTTTGGGGACAAATGCCTTAGCCGCTTTTAGAATGTTAAAAGCAGGAGCTAATGAAGTTGCAAGCGGGGAAAATGCCATTTGTGTTACCGTTAAAGATGTGGATATTATAATGGGACCGATTTCTATAATTGTAGCCAATTCAATGCTGGGGGAATTAACTCCGAAAATGGCCCAGGCTATCTGTGAAGCAAGGGCACAGAAGGTTCTAATGCCTCTTAATAAGCTGGGTATGCATATAGTTGGCCTAAGTAATGAGCCTTTACCGCATTTAATAGATATGATGGTAACCAAGGTCAGGGAGCTTTACGGGAAAAGAAGTGTTTGA
- a CDS encoding ABC transporter permease: MGRKARLRLLEYGFTIWIVITLNFLLPRIIPGDPFLMLSSDNAEQEEIVLTEEQRQFFFRIYGLDRSISEQYWSYMGELFRGNMGYSLYYKEPVSQIILRRLPWTSFMVFAAVILSTCLGVVLGSISAWYREKKWLDKILFFQLIVLSEIPAFLLGLVLLFVFAAGMGLFPLSGAITHFANYNGWWDKPLDILHHACLPVMTLTIARLGGMYLLARNSMTTVLEKDYLRTAWAKGLPKKRVVFRHALRNALLPIVTRVFLSLGSLVGGAILVENVFAYPGLGHLMREAVRLHDYPVIQGVFLVVTISVLLANLFADLVCRKLDPRLNEYSEAHGG; the protein is encoded by the coding sequence ATGGGGCGAAAGGCTCGTTTGAGGCTTTTGGAATACGGTTTTACTATTTGGATTGTAATTACTTTAAACTTTCTTCTGCCCAGAATAATACCGGGTGATCCGTTCCTGATGCTTTCCTCAGATAATGCGGAACAGGAAGAAATCGTTTTGACCGAAGAGCAGCGGCAATTTTTCTTTCGAATATACGGCCTGGATCGTTCTATTAGTGAGCAATATTGGTCTTACATGGGCGAATTATTTCGGGGTAATATGGGATATAGTTTGTATTACAAAGAACCGGTAAGCCAGATTATATTGCGCCGGTTACCGTGGACTTCTTTTATGGTATTTGCTGCAGTTATTTTAAGTACCTGCTTAGGTGTTGTTTTGGGAAGCATATCTGCCTGGTACCGGGAGAAAAAATGGCTCGACAAAATCTTGTTTTTCCAATTAATTGTTTTATCAGAGATTCCGGCTTTTCTTCTGGGCCTTGTATTGCTTTTTGTGTTTGCTGCGGGTATGGGATTATTTCCCTTGTCAGGGGCCATAACCCATTTTGCTAATTATAATGGCTGGTGGGATAAGCCCCTGGATATATTGCACCATGCTTGCCTACCGGTTATGACCTTAACCATTGCCCGGTTGGGTGGTATGTATTTACTTGCCAGAAACAGTATGACAACCGTATTGGAAAAGGATTATCTGCGTACTGCATGGGCAAAAGGGCTGCCAAAAAAACGAGTTGTTTTTCGTCATGCCTTAAGGAATGCCCTGCTGCCCATTGTAACACGGGTATTTTTAAGCCTTGGCTCCCTGGTGGGAGGGGCAATTCTGGTGGAAAATGTTTTTGCTTATCCGGGACTGGGGCATTTAATGAGAGAAGCGGTAAGGCTCCACGACTACCCGGTTATACAAGGGGTATTTCTGGTAGTAACTATATCAGTTTTACTGGCTAATCTTTTTGCTGATTTAGTTTGTAGAAAGCTTGACCCGCGGCTTAATGAATACAGTGAGGCACATGGAGGTTGA
- a CDS encoding FecCD family ABC transporter permease: MPVIFIILSLVAVITIILAIGLGPVSVAPGNVAKILSSRIPFLENYIPHTWTNLEENIVWGLRFPRVLLGMIVGASLSVTGVAMQALVRNHLADPFILGVSSGAAATATLGMLFGAFTILGVYSLSISAFLGAAITIILVYTISRVRGRINITQLLLSGVAISLIMDAITRIITLSAPNALGLHNAAFWLSGSLAGAKWGYLTLPFAVIIICLVILLINHRALNALLMGDETAGTLGFNVGRLQKMLVLVASLMAGTAIAVSGTIGFVGLMVPHITRLLIGSDHKRVLPVCALLGGILVVWVDVAARLVIAPEELPLGVLTAIFGGPFFIWLLKRNTGKV; the protein is encoded by the coding sequence ATGCCAGTTATTTTTATTATATTAAGTCTTGTTGCTGTAATAACGATTATTCTAGCCATTGGTCTGGGGCCGGTCAGCGTAGCTCCCGGCAATGTAGCAAAAATCCTTAGCAGCAGAATTCCCTTTTTGGAAAATTATATTCCACACACCTGGACTAATCTTGAAGAAAATATTGTATGGGGACTTCGTTTCCCCAGAGTTTTGCTGGGAATGATTGTCGGCGCATCCCTGTCTGTTACCGGTGTAGCGATGCAAGCCCTGGTAAGAAACCATCTGGCTGATCCTTTTATCTTGGGCGTATCCTCCGGGGCGGCAGCCACGGCAACTCTTGGCATGCTCTTTGGTGCCTTTACCATTTTAGGCGTTTACTCATTATCCATCAGTGCGTTTCTTGGTGCGGCCATTACCATTATCCTGGTTTATACTATTTCCCGGGTTCGAGGAAGAATCAATATTACGCAGTTGCTGTTATCAGGGGTGGCGATTTCCTTGATCATGGATGCCATCACGCGGATCATCACTTTGAGTGCCCCCAATGCCTTAGGCTTACATAATGCTGCATTCTGGCTGTCGGGGAGTTTGGCAGGGGCGAAGTGGGGCTATTTAACCCTTCCATTTGCTGTGATCATTATTTGCCTGGTCATTTTATTAATCAATCACCGGGCCTTAAATGCTCTCCTGATGGGTGATGAGACGGCAGGAACGCTTGGTTTCAATGTGGGGCGTTTGCAAAAAATGTTGGTTTTGGTGGCTTCTCTGATGGCAGGGACAGCCATTGCCGTCAGCGGTACCATTGGCTTTGTTGGCTTGATGGTTCCACACATCACACGGCTTTTAATCGGGTCAGATCATAAAAGGGTACTTCCCGTATGCGCCTTGCTAGGAGGTATCCTGGTCGTCTGGGTGGACGTGGCTGCCAGGCTGGTCATCGCTCCTGAAGAATTGCCTTTGGGTGTTTTAACTGCTATATTCGGCGGTCCCTTTTTTATTTGGTTGCTAAAAAGAAATACCGGAAAAGTTTGA